In Escherichia ruysiae, a genomic segment contains:
- the trkA gene encoding Trk system potassium transporter TrkA translates to MKIIILGAGQVGGTLAENLVGENNDITVVDTNGERLRTLQDKFDLRVVQGHGSHPRVLREAGADDADMLVAVTSSDETNMVACQVAYSLFNTPNRIARIRSPDYVRDADKLFHSDAVPIDHLIAPEQLVIDNIYRLIEYPGALQVVNFAEGKVSLAVVKAYYGGPLIGNALSTMREHMPHIDTRVAAIFRHDRPIRPQGSTIVEAGDEVFFIAASQHIRAVMSELQRLEKPYKRIMLVGGGNIGAGLARRLEKDYSVKLIERNQQRAAELAEKLQNTIVFFGDASDQELLAEEHIDQVDLFIAVTNDDEANIMSAMLAKRMGAKKVMVLIQRRAYVDLVQGSVIDIAISPQQATISALLSHVRKADIVGVSSLRRGVAEAIEAVAHGDESTSRVVGRVIDEIKLPPGTIIGAVVRGNDVMIANDNLRIEQGDHVIMFLTDKKFITDVERLFQPSPFFL, encoded by the coding sequence ATGAAAATTATCATTCTGGGTGCCGGTCAGGTTGGCGGCACGCTGGCGGAAAACCTGGTTGGCGAGAACAACGATATTACCGTTGTCGATACTAATGGTGAGCGTCTGCGGACCTTGCAGGATAAATTTGATCTGCGTGTTGTGCAGGGGCATGGCTCTCATCCACGCGTATTGCGAGAGGCAGGTGCCGACGACGCCGATATGCTGGTTGCTGTAACTAGTTCAGATGAAACTAATATGGTTGCCTGCCAGGTAGCCTACTCACTTTTCAACACCCCTAATCGCATCGCTCGTATCCGCTCGCCGGACTACGTTCGAGATGCTGATAAGCTATTCCATTCTGATGCCGTACCGATTGATCATCTGATCGCGCCAGAGCAGTTGGTTATCGATAATATTTACCGACTGATTGAGTATCCCGGCGCATTGCAGGTGGTGAACTTCGCTGAGGGTAAAGTCAGTCTGGCTGTGGTTAAAGCCTATTATGGTGGCCCGCTGATTGGTAATGCACTTTCGACCATGCGCGAACATATGCCACATATCGATACTCGTGTGGCAGCAATTTTCCGCCACGATCGCCCCATTCGTCCGCAAGGTTCGACCATCGTTGAAGCTGGTGATGAAGTGTTCTTTATTGCCGCTTCACAGCATATCCGCGCGGTGATGAGCGAATTACAACGTCTGGAAAAACCGTATAAGCGGATTATGCTGGTAGGCGGCGGCAATATCGGCGCTGGACTGGCGCGTCGTCTGGAAAAAGATTACAGCGTCAAACTCATCGAACGTAATCAGCAGCGCGCTGCCGAACTGGCGGAAAAGTTGCAGAATACGATCGTCTTTTTTGGCGATGCGTCGGATCAGGAACTGCTGGCTGAAGAACATATTGATCAAGTTGATCTGTTTATTGCCGTCACCAACGATGACGAAGCCAATATCATGTCCGCCATGCTTGCCAAACGTATGGGGGCGAAAAAGGTGATGGTGTTGATCCAACGTCGCGCTTATGTGGATCTGGTTCAAGGAAGCGTGATCGATATTGCGATTTCACCGCAACAAGCAACTATATCTGCGTTGCTTAGTCATGTGCGAAAAGCTGATATTGTTGGTGTTTCCTCACTCCGTCGAGGTGTGGCTGAAGCTATTGAAGCTGTTGCTCACGGTGATGAGAGCACTTCTCGTGTTGTTGGTCGGGTTATTGATGAAATTAAACTGCCACCGGGGACAATCATCGGTGCGGTGGTACGCGGAAACGACGTGATGATTGCTAATGATAATTTACGTATTGAGCAAGGCGATCACGTGATTATGTTTCTTACAGATAAAAAGTTTATTACCGACGTCGAACGACTCTTCCAGCCAAGCCCTTTCTTCTTGTAA
- the def gene encoding peptide deformylase — protein MSVLQVLHIPDERLRKVAKPVEEVNAEIQRIVDDMFETMYAEEGIGLAATQVDIHQRIIVIDVSENRDERLVLINPELLEKSGETGIEEGCLSIPEQRALVPRAEKVKIRALDRDGKPFELEADGLLAICIQHEMDHLVGKLFMDYLSPLKQQRIRQKVEKLDRLKARA, from the coding sequence ATGTCAGTTTTGCAAGTGTTACATATTCCGGACGAGCGGCTTCGCAAAGTTGCTAAACCGGTAGAAGAAGTGAATGCAGAAATTCAGCGTATCGTCGATGATATGTTCGAGACGATGTACGCAGAAGAAGGTATTGGCCTGGCTGCAACCCAGGTTGATATCCATCAACGTATCATTGTTATTGATGTTTCGGAAAACCGTGACGAACGGCTGGTGCTAATCAATCCGGAGCTTTTAGAAAAAAGCGGCGAAACAGGCATTGAAGAAGGTTGCCTGTCGATCCCTGAACAACGTGCTTTAGTGCCACGCGCTGAGAAAGTTAAAATTCGCGCCCTGGACCGCGACGGTAAACCATTTGAACTGGAAGCAGACGGCCTGTTAGCCATCTGTATTCAACATGAGATGGATCACTTGGTTGGCAAACTGTTTATGGATTATCTGTCACCGCTGAAACAACAACGTATTCGTCAGAAAGTTGAAAAACTGGATCGTCTGAAAGCCCGGGCTTAA
- the smg gene encoding DUF494 family protein Smg, translated as MFDVLMYLFETYIHTEAELRVDQDKLEQDLTDAGFDREDIYNALLWLEKLADYQEGLAEPMQLASDPLSMRIYTPEECERLDASCRGFLLFLEQIQVLNLETREMVIERVLALDTAEFDLEDLKWVILMVLFNIPGCENAYQQMEELLFEVNEGMLH; from the coding sequence ATGTTCGACGTACTAATGTATTTGTTTGAAACCTATATTCACACAGAAGCTGAGTTGCGTGTGGATCAAGACAAACTTGAACAGGATCTTACCGATGCAGGATTTGATCGAGAAGATATCTACAATGCCCTGCTTTGGCTGGAAAAGCTTGCGGATTATCAGGAAGGACTGGCAGAGCCAATGCAACTGGCCTCTGATCCACTCTCCATGCGTATTTATACCCCGGAAGAGTGTGAAAGACTGGATGCCAGCTGTCGTGGTTTTCTGCTTTTCCTTGAGCAAATTCAGGTGCTTAACCTTGAAACCCGTGAAATGGTGATAGAGCGAGTGCTCGCGCTGGATACCGCAGAGTTCGACCTGGAAGACTTGAAATGGGTAATCCTGATGGTGTTGTTCAATATTCCGGGCTGCGAAAATGCGTACCAGCAAATGGAAGAATTACTCTTTGAAGTGAATGAAGGTATGCTGCATT
- the rsmB gene encoding 16S rRNA (cytosine(967)-C(5))-methyltransferase RsmB: MKKQRNLRSMAAQAVEQVVEQGQSLSNILPPLQQKVSDKDKALLQELCFGVLRTLSQLDWLINKLMARPMTGKQRTVHYLIMVGLYQLLYTRIPPHAALAETVEGAVAIKRPQLKGLINGVLRQFQRQQEELLAEFNASDARYLHPSWLLKRLQKAYPEQWQSIVEANNQRPPMWLRVNRMHNSRDNWIALLEEAGMQGFPHADYPDAVRLETPAPVHALPGFEEGWVTVQDASAQGCMTWLAPQNGEYILDLCAAPGGKTTHILEVAPEAQVLAVDIDEQRLSRVYDNLKRLGMKAIVKQGDGRYPSQWCGEQQFDRILLDAPCSATGVIRRHPDIKWLRRDRDIPELAQLQSEILDAIWPHLKSGGTLVYATCSVLPEENSQQIKAFLQRTDDAVLCETGTPEQPGKQNLPGAEDGDGFFYAKLIKK, translated from the coding sequence ATGAAAAAACAACGTAATTTACGTAGCATGGCGGCCCAGGCCGTTGAACAAGTCGTCGAACAAGGGCAATCATTAAGCAACATTCTGCCACCGCTACAGCAAAAAGTTTCCGATAAAGACAAAGCCCTTCTTCAAGAGTTGTGCTTTGGCGTATTGCGTACGCTCTCACAGCTAGACTGGCTGATTAATAAGTTAATGGCCCGTCCGATGACTGGCAAACAGCGTACTGTGCATTACCTGATTATGGTTGGTTTGTATCAACTGCTTTATACCCGCATTCCACCTCATGCTGCGCTGGCTGAAACGGTTGAAGGTGCTGTCGCAATTAAGCGCCCGCAACTTAAGGGACTGATTAACGGCGTGTTACGCCAGTTCCAGCGTCAGCAAGAAGAGTTATTAGCCGAGTTTAATGCCAGTGATGCACGTTATCTACATCCTTCTTGGTTGCTGAAGCGTCTGCAAAAAGCGTATCCAGAGCAGTGGCAATCCATCGTCGAAGCCAATAACCAGCGTCCGCCAATGTGGCTGCGCGTTAATCGTATGCATAATTCCCGCGATAACTGGATTGCACTTCTGGAAGAGGCTGGTATGCAAGGCTTCCCACATGCGGATTACCCGGATGCTGTACGCCTGGAAACACCCGCACCTGTTCATGCGCTACCCGGTTTTGAAGAAGGATGGGTTACCGTTCAGGATGCATCAGCACAAGGTTGCATGACCTGGCTTGCTCCACAAAATGGTGAATACATTCTGGATCTTTGTGCCGCCCCCGGCGGTAAAACAACGCATATCCTTGAAGTGGCACCAGAAGCGCAAGTGCTGGCGGTCGATATTGATGAGCAACGGCTCTCTCGCGTTTACGACAATTTAAAACGCCTTGGTATGAAGGCAATCGTGAAACAAGGTGATGGCCGTTACCCTTCCCAATGGTGTGGCGAGCAACAGTTTGATCGCATTTTATTAGATGCGCCTTGTTCGGCAACCGGTGTGATTCGTCGCCATCCGGATATTAAATGGTTGCGTCGCGATCGCGATATCCCGGAACTCGCTCAGTTGCAGTCTGAAATCCTTGACGCCATCTGGCCACATTTAAAATCCGGTGGAACCCTGGTTTATGCTACCTGTTCGGTGTTGCCGGAAGAGAATAGCCAGCAGATTAAAGCCTTTTTGCAACGTACTGATGATGCCGTACTTTGCGAAACAGGAACACCTGAGCAACCTGGTAAGCAAAATCTTCCAGGCGCCGAAGACGGTGACGGCTTCTTTTACGCTAAGCTAATCAAAAAGTGA
- the dprA gene encoding DNA-protecting protein DprA, translated as MVDTEIWLRLMGISSLYGDDMVRIAHWLAKQSYIDAVVLQQTGLTLRQAQRFLSFPQKSIESSLCWLEQPNHHLIPADSEFYPPQLLATVDYPGALFVAGGLPALRSFQLAVVGSRAHSWYGERWGRLFCESLATRGVTITSGLARGIDGVAHKAAVQVNGVSIAVLGNGLNTIHPRRHAQLAASLLEQGGAIVSEFPLDVPPLSYNFPRRNRIISGLSKGVLVVEAALRSGSLVTARCALEQGREVFALPGPLGSPGSEGPHWLIKQGATLVTEPEEILENLQYGLHWLPDAPENSFYSPDQEDVALPFPELLANVGDEVTPVDVVAERAGQPVPEVVTQLLELELAGWIAAVPGGYVRLRRACHVRRTNVFV; from the coding sequence ATGGTCGATACAGAAATTTGGCTGCGTCTGATGGGCATCAGCAGCTTGTACGGCGATGATATGGTTCGTATCGCTCACTGGCTGGCAAAACAGTCGTATATTGATGCGGTTGTATTGCAGCAAACAGGGCTTACATTGCGGCAGGCACAACGCTTTCTTTCATTTCCGCAAAAGAGTATTGAAAGCTCACTTTGTTGGCTTGAACAACCCAATCATCATTTAATCCCTGCGGATAGCGAATTTTATCCTCCTCAACTTCTCGCAACGGTTGATTATCCCGGTGCTCTGTTTGTTGCCGGGGGGCTTCCCGCATTGCGATCATTTCAGCTTGCCGTCGTGGGAAGTCGTGCTCATTCATGGTATGGCGAGCGATGGGGACGATTATTTTGCGAATCGCTGGCGACACGTGGCGTAACGATTACCAGTGGGCTGGCGCGTGGAATCGACGGTGTGGCACATAAAGCGGCGGTACAGGTAAATGGCGTTAGTATTGCGGTCTTGGGAAATGGACTCAATACTATCCATCCGCGTCGCCATGCTCAACTCGCCGCTAGTCTGCTTGAACAGGGAGGCGCTATCGTTTCCGAATTTCCGCTGGATGTTCCGCCACTGTCTTACAATTTCCCGCGAAGAAATCGCATTATCAGTGGTCTAAGTAAAGGTGTACTGGTGGTAGAAGCTGCTTTACGTAGTGGTTCTTTGGTGACAGCACGTTGTGCGCTTGAACAGGGGCGAGAAGTTTTTGCCTTGCCCGGTCCATTAGGGAGTCCGGGAAGCGAAGGACCTCACTGGTTAATAAAACAAGGTGCGACTCTTGTGACGGAACCGGAAGAAATCCTGGAAAATTTGCAATACGGATTGCACTGGTTGCCAGATGCCCCTGAAAATTCATTTTATTCACCGGATCAGGAAGACGTGGCATTGCCATTTCCTGAGCTCCTGGCTAACGTAGGAGATGAGGTAACACCTGTTGACGTCGTCGCTGAACGTGCCGGCCAACCTGTGCCAGAGGTAGTTACTCAACTACTAGAACTGGAGTTAGCAGGGTGGATCGCAGCAGTACCCGGCGGCTATGTCCGATTGAGGAGGGCATGCCATGTTCGACGTACTAATGTATTTGTTTGA
- the arfA gene encoding alternative ribosome-rescue factor ArfA: MSRYQHTKGQIKDNAIEALLHDPLFRQRVEKNKKGKGSYMRKGKHGNRGNWEASGKKVNRFFTTGLLLSGAC; this comes from the coding sequence ATGAGCCGATATCAGCATACGAAAGGGCAGATAAAGGATAATGCGATAGAAGCATTACTGCATGACCCCCTGTTCAGACAACGCGTAGAGAAAAATAAAAAAGGGAAAGGCAGCTATATGCGAAAAGGAAAACATGGCAATCGGGGGAACTGGGAGGCCAGTGGCAAGAAAGTGAATCGCTTTTTTACCACTGGCCTTCTGCTTTCTGGCGCTTGTTAA
- the mscL gene encoding large-conductance mechanosensitive channel protein MscL: MSIIKEFREFAMRGNVVDLAVGVIIGAAFGKIVSSLVADIIMPPLGLLIGGIDFKQFAVTLRDAQGDVPAVVMHYGVFIQNVFDFLIVAFAIFMAIKLINKLNRKKEEPAAAPAPTKEEVLLTEIRDLLKEQNNRS; the protein is encoded by the coding sequence ATGAGCATTATTAAAGAATTTCGCGAATTTGCGATGCGCGGGAATGTAGTGGATTTGGCTGTAGGTGTCATTATCGGCGCCGCATTCGGTAAGATCGTCTCTTCACTGGTTGCTGATATCATCATGCCGCCACTGGGTTTATTAATTGGCGGGATCGACTTTAAACAGTTTGCTGTCACATTACGCGATGCGCAGGGGGATGTACCCGCTGTTGTTATGCATTACGGCGTCTTCATTCAAAACGTATTTGATTTTCTGATTGTGGCCTTTGCCATCTTTATGGCGATTAAGCTAATCAACAAACTGAATCGGAAAAAAGAAGAACCGGCGGCGGCTCCAGCACCAACTAAAGAAGAAGTATTACTGACAGAAATTCGTGATTTGCTGAAAGAGCAGAATAACCGCTCTTAA
- the fmt gene encoding methionyl-tRNA formyltransferase: MSESLRIIFAGTPDFAARHLDALLSSGHNVVGVFTQPDRPAGRGKKLMPSPVKMLAEEKGLPVFQPVSLRPQENQQLVADLQADVMVVVAYGLILPKAVLEMPRLGCINVHGSLLPRWRGAAPIQRSLWAGDAETGVTIMQMDVGLDTGDMLYKLSCPITAEDTSGTLYDKLAELGPQGLITTLKQLADGTAKPEVQDETLVTYAEKLSKEEARIDWSLSAAQLERCIRAFNPWPMSWLEIEGQPVKVWKASVIDTPTKAAPGTILEANKQGIQVATGDGILNLLSLQPAGKKAMSAQDLLNSRREWFVPGNRLA, translated from the coding sequence GTGTCAGAATCACTACGTATTATTTTTGCGGGTACACCTGACTTTGCAGCGCGTCATCTTGACGCGCTGTTGTCTTCTGGACATAACGTTGTTGGCGTGTTTACCCAACCCGACCGACCAGCAGGGCGCGGCAAAAAGCTGATGCCAAGTCCGGTCAAAATGCTGGCTGAAGAAAAAGGCTTACCCGTTTTTCAGCCTGTTTCTTTGCGTCCACAAGAAAACCAGCAACTGGTCGCTGACCTGCAAGCTGATGTTATGGTTGTCGTCGCCTATGGGCTGATTCTGCCTAAAGCTGTGCTGGAGATGCCACGTCTCGGCTGTATCAATGTTCATGGTTCACTGCTGCCTCGCTGGCGCGGTGCCGCGCCAATCCAACGTTCGTTATGGGCGGGAGATGCAGAAACCGGCGTGACCATTATGCAAATGGATGTCGGTTTGGACACTGGCGATATGCTTTATAAACTCTCCTGCCCGATCACTGCAGAAGATACCAGTGGTACGCTGTACGACAAGCTGGCAGAGCTTGGCCCACAAGGGCTTATCACCACGTTGAAACAACTGGCAGACGGGACGGCGAAACCAGAAGTTCAGGACGAAACTCTTGTCACTTACGCTGAAAAGCTAAGTAAAGAAGAAGCACGTATTGACTGGTCACTTTCGGCAGCACAGCTTGAACGCTGCATTCGCGCTTTCAATCCATGGCCGATGAGCTGGCTGGAAATTGAAGGACAGCCGGTTAAGGTCTGGAAAGCGTCGGTCATTGATACGCCAACAAAGGCTGCGCCAGGAACGATCCTTGAAGCCAACAAACAAGGCATCCAGGTTGCAACTGGTGATGGCATCCTGAACCTGCTCTCGTTACAACCTGCGGGTAAGAAAGCGATGAGCGCGCAAGACCTCCTGAATTCTCGTCGGGAATGGTTTGTTCCGGGCAACCGTCTGGCCTGA